A window of Rhinatrema bivittatum chromosome 2, aRhiBiv1.1, whole genome shotgun sequence contains these coding sequences:
- the LOC115083474 gene encoding zinc finger protein 271-like isoform X2, translating to MDLTERAVLAIPAPPNVPVMSEDLAVSFSQEEGGCLDEGQKELYRDVKENYEILSSVDNEVMQEEKREENREEHPSLLALTPRQSGNDCENLSQAAEGGDACQSQQALKKMQQDCAGDASDGVTKCVRSDRELIDSPVHQVDLSAERLFQCTTSDQMTSDLHQIEEKGKKSFHCDTCGKTFERKCHLVLHQKTHTGSIPFPCSQCGKYFKHKSSLKLHQKIHTEGSTFTCIECKKSFSSRESLVIHQRNHTGQKHSQDGESYSSEFSLLNHQKMETEERNFSCSESRANSHKQDLKAHPKPQREEKLLMCTGDDRNLNQKEDFTQLKFQPGERAISHNECTKSLCERKAFSGERKKLTGERPFSCIQSEKSFSRKVDVPQQKKIPKGEKPFTCSECGKSFSQKGSLQCHQRIHTGEKPFTCSECGNSFKTKGELKIHQRIHTGEKPFTCSECGKRFSQKKHLKTHQRIHTGEKPFTCSECGNSFKTKGELKIHQRIHTGEKPFTYSDCGKSFGDKSSFKLHQSIHTGEKPFTCSECGNSFKTKEKLKIHQRIHTGEKPFTCSECGKHFSQKEHLKSHQRIHTGEKPFTCSECGNSFKTKEELKIHQRIHTGEKPFTCSECGKSFSRKESFKSHQRIHTGEKPFTCSECGKGFSQKGHFKSHQRIHTGAKPFTCSECGKSFSWKVLLKSHQRIHTGEKPFTCSECGKGFSQKGHFKSHQRIHTGEKPFTCSECGKSFSQKGHFKSHQRIHTGEKPFTCSECGKRFSQKENLKSHQRIHTVEKPFTCSECGNSFKTKEELKIHQRIHTGEKPFTCSECGNSFKTKEELKIHQRNHTGEKPFTCSECGKHFSQKENLKSHQRIHTGEKPFTCSECGKGFSQKGHFESHQRIHTGEKPFTCSECGKGFSQKGHFKSHQRIHTGEKPFTCSECGKGFSQKGHIKSHQRIHTGEKPFTCSECGNSFKTKKELKIHQRNHTGEKPFTCSECGKHFSQKEHLKSHQRIHTGEKPFTCSECGKSFSRKENLKSHQRIHTGEKPFTCSECGKGFRRKGHFESHQRIHTGEKPFTCSECGKSFSQKGHFKSHQRIHTGEKPFTCSECGKGFSQKGDIKSHQRIHTGEKPFTCSECGKSFSQKGNLKLHQINH from the exons GTGCCGGTGATGTCTGAGGACctcgctgtctctttctcccaggaggaaggggggtgtttagatgaaggacagaaggagctttacagggatgtgaaggagaattatgagatccTGAGCTCTGTGG ACAATGAGGTCAtgcaggaagagaagagggaggagaatcgagaagagCACCCTTCATTACTGGCACTTACACCAAGACAATCAGGAAATGACTGTGAAAATCTTTCccaggcggctgaggggggagacGCTTGCCAAAGTCAGCAGGCATTGAAGAAGATGCAGCAAGACTGTGCAGGAGATGCTTCGGATGGAGTCACCAAGTGTGTGAGAAGTGACAGGGAGCTCATAGACAGCCCTGTGCATCAGGTAGACCTGAGTGCAGAGAGACTCTTCCAATGTACTACCAgtgatcaaatgacttctgacctccaccaaatagaggagaaagggaagaaatcctttcaCTGTGATACATGTGGGAAAACCTTTGAAAGGAAATGTCATTTAGTATTGCATCAGAAAACCCACACAGGATCAATACCTTTTCCATGCTCTCAGTgtggaaaatattttaaacataagTCAAGCCTGAAAttacaccagaaaatccacactgaaGGGAGCACTTTCACTTGTATTGAATGTAAGAAAAGCTTTTCTAGCAGGGAATCCTTAGTTATACACCAAAGAAATCACACAGGACAGAAACACTCTCAAGATGGGGAATCTTACAGCTCTGAGTTCTCTTTATTAAATCACCAGAAAATGGAGACAGAAGAGAGAAACTTTTCATGTTCTGAAAGTAGAGCAAACAGTCACAAGCAAGATCTAAAAGCACACCCAAAaccacagagagaagaaaaattatTAATGTGTACTGGTGATGACAGAAACTTAAATCAGAAAGAAGACTTCACACAActaaaattccaaccaggagagagagcaatttcacaTAATGAGTGCACCAAAAGCTTATGTGAGAGGAAAGCCTTttcaggagaaagaaaaaaacttaCTGGTGAGAGACCATTTTCTTGTATTCAGTCTGAAAAAAGCTTCAGTAGGAAGGTAGATGTCCCACAACAGAAGAAAATCCCCaaaggagagaagccatttacttgtagtgagtgtggtaaaagtttcagtcagAAAGGAAGCTTACAATgtcatcagagaatccacactggagagaagccatttacctgtagtgagtgtggtaacaGCTTTAAGACAAAGGGAGAACTGAAAatccatcagagaatccacacaggagagaagccatttacatgtagtgagtgtggtaaacgTTTCAGTCAGAAAAAACATCTCAAAacccaccagagaatccacacaggagagaagccgTTTAcctgtagtgagtgtggtaacaGCTTTAAGACAAAGGGAGAACTGAAAatccatcagagaatccacacaggagagaagccatttacatatAGTGATTGTGGGAAATCTTTCGGTGACAAAAGCAGCTTCAAACTCCACCAGAgcatccacacaggagagaagccatttacatgtagtgagtgtggtaacaGCTTTAAGACAAAGGAAAAACTGAAAatccatcagagaatccacacaggagagaagccatttacatgtagtgagtgtggtaaacaTTTCAGTCAGAAAGAACATCTCAAATCCCACCAGAGAattcacacaggagagaagccatttacctgtagtgagtgtggtaacaGCTTTAAGACAAAGGAAGAACTGAAAATCCACCAGAGAattcacacaggagagaagccatttacatgtagtgagtgtggtaaaagtttcagtcgGAAAGAAAGTTTCAAAtctcaccagagaatccacactggagagaagccatttacatgtagtgagtgtggtaaaggTTTCAGTCAGAAAGGACACTTCAAatcccaccagagaatccacactggagcgaagccatttacatgtagtgagtgtggtaaaagtttcagttgGAAAGTTCTTCTCAAatcccaccagagaatccacactggagagaagccatttacatgtagtgagtgtggtaaaggTTTCAGTCAGAAAGGACACTTCAAatcccaccagagaatccacactggagagaagccatttacatgtagtgagtgtggtaaaagtttcagtcagAAAGGACACTTCAAatcccaccagagaatccacactggagagaagccatttacatgtagtgagtgtggtaaacgTTTCAGTCAGAAAGAAAATCTCAAATCCCACCAGAGAATTCACACAGTAGAGAAGCCATTTAcctgtagtgagtgtggtaacaGCTTTAAGACAAAGGAAGAACTGAAAatccatcagagaatccacacaggagagaagccatttacatgtagtgagtgtggtaacaGCTTTAAGACAAAGGAAGAACTGAAAATCCATCAGAGAaaccacacaggagagaagccatttacatgtagtgagtgtggtaaacaTTTCAGTCAGAAAGAAAATCTCAAATCCCACCAGAGAattcacacaggagagaagccatttacatgtagtgagtgtggtaaaggTTTCAGTCAGAAAGGACACTTCGAatcccaccagagaatccacactggagagaagccatttacatgtagtgagtgtggtaaaggTTTCAGTCAGAAAGGACACTTCAAatcccaccagagaatccacactggagagaagccatttacatgtagtgagtgtggtaaaggTTTCAGTCAGAAAGGACACATCAAatcccaccagagaatccacactggagagaagccatttacatgtagtgagtgtggtaacaGCTTTAAGacaaagaaagaactgaaaatccATCAGAGAaaccacacaggagagaagccatttacatgtagtgagtgtggtaaacaTTTCAGTCAGAAAGAACATCTCAAATCCCACCAGAGAattcacacaggagagaagccatttacatgtagtgagtgtggtaaaagtttcagtcgGAAAGAAAATCTCAAAtctcaccagagaatccacactggagagaagccatttacatgtagtgagtgtggtaaaggTTTCAGAAGGAAAGGACACTTCGAatcccaccagagaatccacactggagagaagccatttacatgtagtgagtgtggtaaaagtttcagtcagAAAGGACACTTCAAatcccaccagagaatccacactggagagaagccatttacatgtagtgagtgtggtaaaggTTTCAGTCAGAAAGGAGACATCAAatcccaccagagaatccacactggagagaagccatttacatgtagtgagtgtggtaaaagtttcagtcagAAAGGAAACTTAAAACTACACCAGATAAACCATTAA
- the LOC115083474 gene encoding zinc finger protein 271-like isoform X1, giving the protein MDLTERAVLAIPAPPNVPVMSEDLAVSFSQEEGGCLDEGQKELYRDVKENYEILSSVADNEVMQEEKREENREEHPSLLALTPRQSGNDCENLSQAAEGGDACQSQQALKKMQQDCAGDASDGVTKCVRSDRELIDSPVHQVDLSAERLFQCTTSDQMTSDLHQIEEKGKKSFHCDTCGKTFERKCHLVLHQKTHTGSIPFPCSQCGKYFKHKSSLKLHQKIHTEGSTFTCIECKKSFSSRESLVIHQRNHTGQKHSQDGESYSSEFSLLNHQKMETEERNFSCSESRANSHKQDLKAHPKPQREEKLLMCTGDDRNLNQKEDFTQLKFQPGERAISHNECTKSLCERKAFSGERKKLTGERPFSCIQSEKSFSRKVDVPQQKKIPKGEKPFTCSECGKSFSQKGSLQCHQRIHTGEKPFTCSECGNSFKTKGELKIHQRIHTGEKPFTCSECGKRFSQKKHLKTHQRIHTGEKPFTCSECGNSFKTKGELKIHQRIHTGEKPFTYSDCGKSFGDKSSFKLHQSIHTGEKPFTCSECGNSFKTKEKLKIHQRIHTGEKPFTCSECGKHFSQKEHLKSHQRIHTGEKPFTCSECGNSFKTKEELKIHQRIHTGEKPFTCSECGKSFSRKESFKSHQRIHTGEKPFTCSECGKGFSQKGHFKSHQRIHTGAKPFTCSECGKSFSWKVLLKSHQRIHTGEKPFTCSECGKGFSQKGHFKSHQRIHTGEKPFTCSECGKSFSQKGHFKSHQRIHTGEKPFTCSECGKRFSQKENLKSHQRIHTVEKPFTCSECGNSFKTKEELKIHQRIHTGEKPFTCSECGNSFKTKEELKIHQRNHTGEKPFTCSECGKHFSQKENLKSHQRIHTGEKPFTCSECGKGFSQKGHFESHQRIHTGEKPFTCSECGKGFSQKGHFKSHQRIHTGEKPFTCSECGKGFSQKGHIKSHQRIHTGEKPFTCSECGNSFKTKKELKIHQRNHTGEKPFTCSECGKHFSQKEHLKSHQRIHTGEKPFTCSECGKSFSRKENLKSHQRIHTGEKPFTCSECGKGFRRKGHFESHQRIHTGEKPFTCSECGKSFSQKGHFKSHQRIHTGEKPFTCSECGKGFSQKGDIKSHQRIHTGEKPFTCSECGKSFSQKGNLKLHQINH; this is encoded by the exons GTGCCGGTGATGTCTGAGGACctcgctgtctctttctcccaggaggaaggggggtgtttagatgaaggacagaaggagctttacagggatgtgaaggagaattatgagatccTGAGCTCTGTGG CAGACAATGAGGTCAtgcaggaagagaagagggaggagaatcgagaagagCACCCTTCATTACTGGCACTTACACCAAGACAATCAGGAAATGACTGTGAAAATCTTTCccaggcggctgaggggggagacGCTTGCCAAAGTCAGCAGGCATTGAAGAAGATGCAGCAAGACTGTGCAGGAGATGCTTCGGATGGAGTCACCAAGTGTGTGAGAAGTGACAGGGAGCTCATAGACAGCCCTGTGCATCAGGTAGACCTGAGTGCAGAGAGACTCTTCCAATGTACTACCAgtgatcaaatgacttctgacctccaccaaatagaggagaaagggaagaaatcctttcaCTGTGATACATGTGGGAAAACCTTTGAAAGGAAATGTCATTTAGTATTGCATCAGAAAACCCACACAGGATCAATACCTTTTCCATGCTCTCAGTgtggaaaatattttaaacataagTCAAGCCTGAAAttacaccagaaaatccacactgaaGGGAGCACTTTCACTTGTATTGAATGTAAGAAAAGCTTTTCTAGCAGGGAATCCTTAGTTATACACCAAAGAAATCACACAGGACAGAAACACTCTCAAGATGGGGAATCTTACAGCTCTGAGTTCTCTTTATTAAATCACCAGAAAATGGAGACAGAAGAGAGAAACTTTTCATGTTCTGAAAGTAGAGCAAACAGTCACAAGCAAGATCTAAAAGCACACCCAAAaccacagagagaagaaaaattatTAATGTGTACTGGTGATGACAGAAACTTAAATCAGAAAGAAGACTTCACACAActaaaattccaaccaggagagagagcaatttcacaTAATGAGTGCACCAAAAGCTTATGTGAGAGGAAAGCCTTttcaggagaaagaaaaaaacttaCTGGTGAGAGACCATTTTCTTGTATTCAGTCTGAAAAAAGCTTCAGTAGGAAGGTAGATGTCCCACAACAGAAGAAAATCCCCaaaggagagaagccatttacttgtagtgagtgtggtaaaagtttcagtcagAAAGGAAGCTTACAATgtcatcagagaatccacactggagagaagccatttacctgtagtgagtgtggtaacaGCTTTAAGACAAAGGGAGAACTGAAAatccatcagagaatccacacaggagagaagccatttacatgtagtgagtgtggtaaacgTTTCAGTCAGAAAAAACATCTCAAAacccaccagagaatccacacaggagagaagccgTTTAcctgtagtgagtgtggtaacaGCTTTAAGACAAAGGGAGAACTGAAAatccatcagagaatccacacaggagagaagccatttacatatAGTGATTGTGGGAAATCTTTCGGTGACAAAAGCAGCTTCAAACTCCACCAGAgcatccacacaggagagaagccatttacatgtagtgagtgtggtaacaGCTTTAAGACAAAGGAAAAACTGAAAatccatcagagaatccacacaggagagaagccatttacatgtagtgagtgtggtaaacaTTTCAGTCAGAAAGAACATCTCAAATCCCACCAGAGAattcacacaggagagaagccatttacctgtagtgagtgtggtaacaGCTTTAAGACAAAGGAAGAACTGAAAATCCACCAGAGAattcacacaggagagaagccatttacatgtagtgagtgtggtaaaagtttcagtcgGAAAGAAAGTTTCAAAtctcaccagagaatccacactggagagaagccatttacatgtagtgagtgtggtaaaggTTTCAGTCAGAAAGGACACTTCAAatcccaccagagaatccacactggagcgaagccatttacatgtagtgagtgtggtaaaagtttcagttgGAAAGTTCTTCTCAAatcccaccagagaatccacactggagagaagccatttacatgtagtgagtgtggtaaaggTTTCAGTCAGAAAGGACACTTCAAatcccaccagagaatccacactggagagaagccatttacatgtagtgagtgtggtaaaagtttcagtcagAAAGGACACTTCAAatcccaccagagaatccacactggagagaagccatttacatgtagtgagtgtggtaaacgTTTCAGTCAGAAAGAAAATCTCAAATCCCACCAGAGAATTCACACAGTAGAGAAGCCATTTAcctgtagtgagtgtggtaacaGCTTTAAGACAAAGGAAGAACTGAAAatccatcagagaatccacacaggagagaagccatttacatgtagtgagtgtggtaacaGCTTTAAGACAAAGGAAGAACTGAAAATCCATCAGAGAaaccacacaggagagaagccatttacatgtagtgagtgtggtaaacaTTTCAGTCAGAAAGAAAATCTCAAATCCCACCAGAGAattcacacaggagagaagccatttacatgtagtgagtgtggtaaaggTTTCAGTCAGAAAGGACACTTCGAatcccaccagagaatccacactggagagaagccatttacatgtagtgagtgtggtaaaggTTTCAGTCAGAAAGGACACTTCAAatcccaccagagaatccacactggagagaagccatttacatgtagtgagtgtggtaaaggTTTCAGTCAGAAAGGACACATCAAatcccaccagagaatccacactggagagaagccatttacatgtagtgagtgtggtaacaGCTTTAAGacaaagaaagaactgaaaatccATCAGAGAaaccacacaggagagaagccatttacatgtagtgagtgtggtaaacaTTTCAGTCAGAAAGAACATCTCAAATCCCACCAGAGAattcacacaggagagaagccatttacatgtagtgagtgtggtaaaagtttcagtcgGAAAGAAAATCTCAAAtctcaccagagaatccacactggagagaagccatttacatgtagtgagtgtggtaaaggTTTCAGAAGGAAAGGACACTTCGAatcccaccagagaatccacactggagagaagccatttacatgtagtgagtgtggtaaaagtttcagtcagAAAGGACACTTCAAatcccaccagagaatccacactggagagaagccatttacatgtagtgagtgtggtaaaggTTTCAGTCAGAAAGGAGACATCAAatcccaccagagaatccacactggagagaagccatttacatgtagtgagtgtggtaaaagtttcagtcagAAAGGAAACTTAAAACTACACCAGATAAACCATTAA